The DNA sequence tTCCTTTCTCTTAGTCTGTCTCCTTTTTGGATTGATGTAACAGATTGCTTCTTGCTTTGCTCATGTCAGTTAGTCTCTACACACTCTTTTCACACCATTCCCCATTTTGGGATAGTTTGTTGTGGATTGATTCTGTTAACATGATGTGGATGCATTAAGCTCTATAGATGTGCAATAATCCCTTGTAACTGGTGTATACCTTAAAAATGAATGAGATGAGGAAGTTATTTTCAATCTTCAAGTTCAAATTTTAAGAGCGTTTCATTTTTTTGCTCATGAACAGGTAGTTTACATGGCTTTGGTGGGATCATTTCCATTTAACTCCTTCCTTTCAGGAGTACTTTCTTGTGTAGGGACTGCAGTTCTGGCTGGTAAGAGGAGAAGATATATAAACAGTTGGTTTATCTAGTTATGCATATTCACATACAACGCATGCACACACTCACACATAGACATATGCTTTGAGTACACTGTGAGACCTTGAAGCCTACTACATGCATAAACATGGATTGGCTCATTCTTGTGTTTCTTATAATTGTTATGCTCCTTTATTTTTTTCCAGTTTGTCTCCGTATCCAAGTGAATAAAGAGAACAAGGAATTCAAGGTAAAAATCCCTTTCATGTCTTTTTTGATCTGTTAAGGTGTATGAGTTGGATTGAAACTTCTAATTGCCCTTTCAAGATGCTGGTTTCGTTTATTCATACTATTTTAAACACCTTGCATGATAATGTAGGTTTGAAACTTGGCAGATCAAAGCATAACAGAAATGATGAAATTAAGTGATATGTTTGTTGTCTGCGTTTTAGTTCCTTCACTTGACATATTCTTACAAAACTTTGCTTATGCGTGCTACTGTAGGATCTTGCTCCTGAACGTGCCTTTGCAGATTTTGTTCTCTGTAATTTGGTTCTCCATCTGGTGATCATGAACTTCCTTGGTTAAATTGGATTTGTGTGGGGTTTTGCCTCCAATTGAACCCCGAAGGGTTAAAATGAAAAGTAGAATACCTGGACCTTGTTTTTGTTATAGTATAATTTGTAGATTCAGTGACATTATGAGTCCTTGTTTTGAACAAAGAGATGCTAGATGTTTACTATGCGATCTTTTACATTAATTTTTGAATGGTGAATTACTCATGGTGTTGACTTTGATGTCTAAAGATGAGTCTTGGTACTACCTTTAAAAAGAGTCTAGCTgtaatctaattttttaattgctctctctctcactctctaaTTGTGTATGAAATAGTGCCTCCATCTTGATCACATAATCACATTGGAAGAAATTTATAAATTTCATGCATGTCAAAGCTGTCCCCAAGCAGCAGAAGACAACACAAAATATCATGGATAATGATTTGGGATCAAAAAGATCAGAACAGATAAGGGTATATGAAACATTGATCTGTTCAAAGATAACTAAGTATCTAaatttttttccccttttattGTTTTAGAATATCGATTTTTTGCAGTAGGCTAGTACCTCATTGGATCGATTTAAACATGGAACTATTGTTTATTTTATGGGTTTAGTTAAAATGTATTTAAAAAGCACATgttaatataattattagtagaagtttatttattttttaatatatatatatataacaaattcattaaaaatttaaaaattgtatatttttcttggattctttaaagTAAGAAAGTTGATAAAATGATAAAGTGAAGGGTTAATCACTATTGATTTTGTAACTTCTATAAAATGTGTATTTCACTATCGTAATTTAAGAGTGATTGATTTTACAATTCATCATTTTACCAACTTTTTCACTTTACCCATGTTTGAGAGGGGCCAGCCGGCCAGCTTCCAAACAATGTATCAAAATTCATTTTCCTATTTTAGAATGACAACTGTGATACATTGAACTTTTTTACTTAACGTTGCCACAATAATTGGAGGCACAAGACCATCACTTTCCTTGCAAAATAAACTTGCTTTTTATACCTACCTAATAATACTAATAGGTATAcaaattcaaaaatgaaaaataaatgatttcACCTACTGAAATTGACCCTCTCTAATAGGaggtaaaatagaataaaaaattgtaGAAATCACTGTATGAAATGTGAAGGCAAGAAGAACCTTTGCCTCTTACTTCTTGTGGGACAATTTGATGTCATGGATGATGAAGCAATTTTGTTAACAGCAGATTTCAGTGATTGTTTGAGAGTGTTAAGGCAAACACCATCACCACCTTCTTCATTTTCCTTAGAGCATAGCACCAATATGCTCTTGATTCTGCCACCAACACTTGCTATGTCAGCTTTAACTGCTGTGAGACTCAACCCTTTTAGGACTTGAATGAGTTCACTGAAAAGTTCTGGTCTATCATCACAGCAAACTGAAATTACAATGTTGTGCTTCAGTATCTTCACTTTAGCATAGCTTTCATCTTGATCAGGGTCACACTCTATTATTGTTACTTCATCAGTTTCACTTGGAACTGTGATGCTTTTGCTCACATCCATCGCTTTTCGCTTTAGATCCTTCACATGATCTACTACACTCCCTAGTAATGCAGCCTTGTCCATCTGCATCCGCAACAAaacttaattaatttgattctgcTTTTGTAGTATTCATTCCGGCATAATTCAAAGTTGAACTTATATTATTTTTACACTTCTAgttgaattgattttgaaagcatAATCAATTATGGAATTTATGCAGTCTAGAAAACAAAAACATGTATAGCTTCTCTAGTTTTCTATCTATCAAGGTTGATGAAGTAGAATTCAAATGCTTTAAGTTCTATCATGGAACCTATTAAAGCTATTAATAGCATAAACTAATGATACCTTGCATATCATGTCATTTTCCTAAGGTAggtaatttctattttcttactAGAATTCAATgggtgaaaaagaagaaaaagaaaatctaaaCTCTGAATAGCATAACTGATAGAAGTAAAAGTAAACTATATGCTTTGCCAAAAAGGAGAGAAGTAACTAACTATGTCTATGTCTATGACACTATTggaatatgaattttgaaaaacaataTTACCTTATCAGACTTAGGAATCAGTTTTCTAAGAGTTGCAAGCTGTGCATTGATCctgtcccttcttcttttctctgCTTGGCTATGGCTCTTAGAAGCACTTGCAGCTCTATCTTCTGGAAACCCTTCAAAGGCTAAAGGCCATGGATATTGGAATTGAAGAGAGGCAAAGGCTGAGTCATAGGCATGAGGCACTATCTGTGTTGGTACTGAAAAGGAAGGATTATTGTTACTGTTTGGTGCAGAGTTGTTGCATTGAGATTGAGGCCATCCAGAATAGTAGTAGTTTTCCAtattcaattcaacaataatGTGAAATCATTTCTAAAGCTTCTTCTTTGAGTTCTGATCCCTTTTATTATCTCTCATTCACAACCACTGTTTACTTAAATGTGTGGGACTTCTTGTTATCTTTGATGGTGATTGGTGTCATTATGCAATTAAAACTTTAATGGGGTCAAATGAAAATCATGTTTGGATGTATCTGCCTGTCACTTCAGCTAGATAAATTCTCCCTCTAATAATAAATCTTGTGGATTTGGACTTCTTATAGAATCAGaagttgaaggagaagaaaaaggacCAAAAGAAGGAAAAGGTAATCTTATATTTGAGAGTGAATGCCACATACAGGGAGAGTCTCAAAATATTTGATACTCATGATAAAATCAAACTTATATacccactttttttctttttttgttattatcactttccaaaaaatttcaaatattctaAGAATAttggtatttcagtttatttaattattgatttttttaatatataatatatattttatattaaaattaacgactaaaattattaaaatatcggTATTTTTAAAATGCGAAAAATGCTTTTTAACTAATATacctatttaaaaataaaattaaaattacataacTTCTTATTTTTGTGTGATAAATAATTGAGATACAAAATTGCTGCAATTCTCCAACACTACCAAAAAATgaccattaaaaaaaattaaaaaatgaacaaattaaaaagaGTATATTTTGATGGTGCCTATCTTTTATGTCAAATTTTGAGATACAAGCAATGTTATGAAAGTGAAAAAAGGATTATGGTGTGGCCTAGCCTAACAGGTCTTATCTTATTTAGG is a window from the Arachis hypogaea cultivar Tifrunner chromosome 17, arahy.Tifrunner.gnm2.J5K5, whole genome shotgun sequence genome containing:
- the LOC112764725 gene encoding dolichyl-diphosphooligosaccharide--protein glycosyltransferase subunit DAD1, producing the protein MARSTSKDAQDLFRALWSAYSATPTNLKIIDLYVMYAVFTALIQVVYMALVGSFPFNSFLSGVLSCVGTAVLAVCLRIQVNKENKEFKDLAPERAFADFVLCNLVLHLVIMNFLG
- the LOC112764724 gene encoding transcription factor bHLH51, which translates into the protein MENYYYSGWPQSQCNNSAPNSNNNPSFSVPTQIVPHAYDSAFASLQFQYPWPLAFEGFPEDRAASASKSHSQAEKRRRDRINAQLATLRKLIPKSDKMDKAALLGSVVDHVKDLKRKAMDVSKSITVPSETDEVTIIECDPDQDESYAKVKILKHNIVISVCCDDRPELFSELIQVLKGLSLTAVKADIASVGGRIKSILVLCSKENEEGGDGVCLNTLKQSLKSAVNKIASSSMTSNCPTRSKRQRFFLPSHFIQ